From one Larimichthys crocea isolate SSNF chromosome XVIII, L_crocea_2.0, whole genome shotgun sequence genomic stretch:
- the slitrk5b gene encoding SLIT and NTRK-like protein 5, with the protein MTLRTVSSAVIRRKMHFWILYVFLSATSVCTAEMFGTYGEICQRLCACEEREGILTVSCESRGIESVSDINPVYFSQYHLLLTGNLLKKLSANDFVEYNGLTILHLGNNDISEVESGAFNGLQGLKRLHLNNNKIDALKEEFFFGLESLEYLQIDYNYITHVAPNAFSRLRHLEVLILNDNLISSLPVNIFQYVPLTHLDLRGNQLKVLPYSGLLEHMNNVVELQLEENPWNCSCELIALKTWLESISYTALVGDVVCEFPFRLHGRDLDEVSKQELCPRRAIAEYEMPPLPHLSTDAYYRTTPAPVTSSFTSSGIARSSSRPTKGPRQSGKLKSRPTSRTPSNKPQNYGQIVSYQTKSPVPLDCPTACTCNLQISDLGLNVNCQERKIEHISDLNPKPYNPKKMYLTGNYIPVVRRSDFIEATGLDLLHLGNNRIARIHDRAFGDLTHLRRLYLNGNLIDHLTANMFYGLETLQFLYLEYNVIKEVAFDTFQHVPKLQLLFLNNNLLKTLPVGTFKGLNLARLNLRNNHLRYLPVSGVLDQLTALVQVDLFENPWDCSCSILELKMWLEQLSTGTVVNNVICGSPKRLAGEDMRYIKTSNFCPNNSDILASMIPPSEESFPGSTITIETSLDSDTEYSAIPLSVMILALLLIFIVSVFVAAGLFVAMKKRRQKSQNKQNNSMNACISSLNMEYGLYKKGSIPKVRTSAGHVYEYIPPPTEPTCRTTAHTPTDSKSVDGFRDFDELSGAFLGNSDEEAASNVISSEYSATTPEPLNKPTTPHRDDLCYYRDVLEPDKHAHYSNTLPCKHTAHSSSQYTSDYDARHQYVQPERIQQTILYCTAPSTVYVEPNRSEYWELKAKLHVDPDYLEVLEKRTTFTQF; encoded by the coding sequence atGACATTGAGGACTGTGAGCTCGGCCGTCATTCGcaggaaaatgcatttttgGATTTTGTATGTTTTCCTAAGTGCAACATCAGTATGCACTGCTGAGATGTTTGGCACTTATGGAGAAATATGTCAAAGACTGTGTGCCtgcgaggagagagaggggatacTTACAGTGAGCTGTGAAAGCAGAGGAATTGAAAGTGTCTCAGACATAAACCCAGTGTACTTCTCCCAGTATCATCTGCTGCTCACAGGGAACCTTTTGAAAAAGCTATCTGCCAATGATTTTGTTGAGTACAACGGACTTACAATCTTACACCTGGGAAATAATGACATATCCGAGGTTGAATCGGGAGCTTTTAATGGACTTCAGGGATTAAAACGATTACATctcaacaataacaaaattGATGCCTTGAAGGAAGAGTTTTTCTTTGGCCTTGAAAGTTTGGAGTATCTACAAATTGATTACAATTATATCACTCATGTGGCGCCAAATGCCTTCAGCAGACTTCGACATCTGGAGGTCCTGATTCTAAATGACAACTTAATATCTTCTTTGCCTGTGAACATTTTCCAGTATGTACCACTGACTCATTTGGACTTAAGGGGGAATCAGCTCAAAGTGCTCCCCTACTCAGGTCTGCTGGAGCACATGAATAACGTCGTGGAGTTACAGCTGGAGGAGAATCCGTGGAACTGTTCCTGTGAGTTGATTGCCCTTAAAACCTGGCTGGAGAGCATTTCATACACAGCTTTAGTCGGCGATGTTGTTTGCGAGTTCCCTTTTCGACTTCACGGGAGAGATCTTGATGAGGTTTCCAAACAAGAGTTATGCCCGAGGAGAGCCATCGCTGAATATGAGATGCCACCCCTGCCACATCTGAGCACCGATGCATACTATAGGACCACGCCAGCTCCAGTGACATCCTCCTTCACCTCATCTGGAATTGCACGATCCTCATCTAGACCCACTAAGGGACCTCGCCAGTCAGGCAAATTGAAATCAAGACCTACTTCTCGCACCCCGTCCAATAAACCACAAAATTATGGCCAAATTGTTTCATATCAAACCAAATCCCCTGTGCCTTTAGATTGCCCAACCGCCTGCACCTGCAATCTTCAGATTTCAGACCTTGGCCTGAACGTGAACTGTCAGGAGCGAAAGATTGAGCATATCTCTGACTTAAATCCCAAACCTTATAATCCCAAAAAGATGTATCTAACAGGGAATTATATTCCTGTGGTGCGTCGATCAGATTTTATCGAGGCGACTGGTTTAGATTTGCTTCATCTTGGTAACAATCGAATAGCTCGCATACATGACAGAGCCTTTGGCGATTTGACACATCTAAGAAGACTATACCTTAATGGAAATCTGATTGACCATCTTACAGCTAATATGTTTTATGGATTGGAGACCCTACAGTTCTTATATTTAGAATACAATGTCATTAAAGAGGTTGCCTTCGACACCTTTCAGCATGTACCCAAACTTCAGCTTCTTTTCCTGAACAATAACCTCTTAAAAACGTTACCAGTGGGAACATTTAAAGGCCTGAATTTAGCCAGACTGAATCTTCGCAACAACCATCTGCGATATCTGCCGGTCAGCGGGGTGCTGGATCAGCTTACAGCACTGGTGCAAGTTGATTTGTTCGAGAATCCCTGGGATTGCTCTTGTAGCATACTGGAGCTGAAGATGTGGCTGGAGCAGCTTAGCACAGGCACAGTTGTAAACAATGTCATCTGTGGCTCGCCTAAAAGGCTAGCTGGGGAAGATATGAGATACATTAAGACATCTAATTTCTGCCCTAATAACTCTGATATACTAGCCTCCATGATCCCACCCTCTGAAGAATCTTTTCCTGGCAGCACCATCACCATAGAAACATCCCTGGACTCTGACACAGAATACAGCGCCATTCCTTTATCTGTGATGATTCTTGCCCTTCTCCTTATAttcattgtgtctgtgtttgtggctgCAGGATTGTTCGTGGCAATGAAAAAGAGACGCCAAAAGAgtcaaaacaagcaaaataacTCCATGAATGCTTGCATTAGCTCGCTCAACATGGAATATGGTCTTTACAAAAAGGGATCCATTCCCAAAGTCAGAACATCTGCTGGGCATGTATATGAGTACATCCCACCTCCTACAGAACCCACATGCAGAACTACAGCTCACACCCCGACAGACAGCAAATCAGTGGATGGATTTAGAGACTTTGATGAGTTGAGCGGTGCTTTTCTGGGTAACTCGGATGAAGAAGCAGCCAGTAATGTAATAAGCTCGGAATACAGTGCCACAACTCCAGAGCCTCTTAACAAGCCCACCACCCCTCACCGAGACGATCTGTGCTACTACAGAGATGTGCTTGAGCCCGACAAGCATGCACACTACAGCAATACGTTACCATGCAAGCATACGGCGCATTCATCCAGTCAGTATACCTCAGACTATGATGCAAGGCATCAATATGTGCAGCCAGAGAGAATACAACAGACAATACTCTATTGCACAGCACCAAGTACTGTCTATGTGGAGCCCAACAGGAGCGAGTACTGGGAACTGAAAGCAAAGCTTCATGTTGACCCTGATTACCTTGAGGTTCTTGAAAAACGAACAACATTTACACAGTTTTAA